A window of Bacillota bacterium genomic DNA:
CGCGGCAAGCAAGACGACATCTCTTTCCTGCGCCGCTTCTGCCATCCTCTTCAAAGTCCGTGGTAAAAGTAACGGCATGTTTCCATGAAGAACAAGCACCGATCCGGAATCCGGAAGAACGTCCACCAATGATTCTACCTTCGCGCGGGGATTCTGTTGCCATGCTCCCGGGATACAGTGCGCCCCCCCCGCTCCGTGCAACATCTGCAACTCTCCTTCAGAACCACCCAGAAAGATAAGATTTTTCGTCAATAAACGAGCACCGTCTGCCACATACTCAAGCATCGGCTTGCCACAAAGCACCTGCCCCGATCGGGGTCGGCATGAATCTGTGCAGGGGGCAACCCCGTCGATCAACAATATTATTGCTGCTGTACAGCTCATGAACTGACAACCTCCATCAAATTAATTATTTCCAACCTAACCTTACTATATAATAATATCGGCAGAAGGAAACCAAAAAAGAGGAATGATGTATCCATTCCTCTTTTCTGGAATAATTGGATTTATTAGGCCTCCGTGGCCCCCGTCCCTTACAAAAAGGTATCTTCTTCCTGTACATCCTGTGTATCGTGTACATCCAATTCCTGCCTGGCAATCTCCTCTTTCTCCGCCAGCTCCTGACGATAAGCTTCGATAACCACTTCTTCTATCTTTCCCCTGGCCTCGGAAGTAATGGGGTGGGCTATGTCCTTGAATTCACCAGAAGGCGTTCTTTTGCTGGGCATCGCCACAAACAATCCGTTATTACCCTCAATAACCCGCACATCATGGATGACAAATTCGTCATTCAACGTTACTGATACAATCGCTCTCATTCTTCCATCATTATTTATCTTTCTGACCCTTACATCGGTGATAATCAAAAGGTAACACCCCCGGATAAACAGGATTTTTTAATTTGTGTACTAATTCTACAGATTATTCCATAATCCTTCAAATTGAAGATATTTCTTTAAATTTATTAATTTTCTGTAGATAACAATTTGCGAACCAACTCCAGATCCGAAGGCTTATCCACATCCACGCCTATCTCTGCATAAGGGGTAACCACTGCCCGTGCCTTGACCTTGAAAAGTCCCGATAAATAGGTTTCCAGTTCTTTGATCGACAGACGTTTGATAAGAAATTTTATGATATAAATCAGGGGCAGAGTCTGTACCAGTTTCCACGGTCTTTTTCGATAGGACAGGTATACTTCAATATCGTCAATCTGCTCCAAAATCCAATACGGCTTGGTCATCATGACATTGCTACCGGTAAAAGTTCCTTCTTTGAGTTGCACATAAGTCCTCTTCACTCCAGGATAGTTTTTCTCACAGCTTTCCCGGGTGATGATCGGATAGTAAAAATCATGCTCGTAAGGGGAACAACGTTCCATCAAATCTTCAATTGCCTCCCTGGAAAGTAGAGGTATATCTGCCGAGATGATCAAACAGGGCCTGTACGGGTCCAATTCACCGAGACCGGCGGCAATATTGTCAAGAAACGAACCGCGGGGGGTGATCGACTGGAAACTGTAACGGTCAATATTCAATTTTTCTAGCTCGTCGGGCATTCCTACCACGATGATATCTCCAATTTCAGGCACTTCTCTCAAGGTCCCCATTATAATTTCGATCATTGTACGTCCTTCAATTTTTATGTAGGCTTTGTTCTCCACTTTCTCCATGATTTCCAGATCGCCCCTGCGGGTAGCTCCCGCCAGGATAACCACGTTCAACACGATACCGATCCCTCCTCCTGTCACATTATGGCAAAACAATTCAAAGAGTCCAACTGATCCAGGCTTCATATCCTTCCTGTTCAAGGATAAACACAACGGCATGCGCCATCTCGAGAGAATCAGTCAATGCAAACATAACCGGGCCGCTTCCCGACATCAAGGGCAGCAACCCCGATTCTCTGAAAAGATTTTTCAGCCGATCCAACGAAGTATTGTCCCGGAATATTATTTCTTCCAGCATATTGACGCAATCCCGGGCCAGCCAATTCAAAATATTTTCCCGGTCCCCCCTCTCCAGATGCCGCCTTAAACGATCATAGCCAGAAGTAGTAGCAGGCAATTCACGGGGCAACTTCCTGTATACCCCGCCGGTATGAATCACAAGACCCGCGGGCCTGGCCAGTACCAACCAGGAAAAAGGCAAAGAAGGCCACCGTTCCAGTATCTCCCCCCGTCCACGGGCCAGGGCAGTTCCTCCCTGAAGGCAGAAAGGCACATCGGAGCCCAGTTCAACAGCAATTGCCGCCAACTCATCCCGCGAAATCTGCAAATTCCATATCCTGTTCAGTGCAGTCAGTACAGTGGCCGCATCTGCACTCCCTCCACCCAGTCCGGCTCCCATGGGTATATTTTTGTACAGCGTTATGTTCAGCCCCCTGTTGATCCGGGCCCTTTTTTTCAATGCAATCGCTGCACGGTAGGCCAGGTTTTCATCCCGGGGAATAACGGCTCCCCTGGTACAAAGATTGATCCCGCTGTTCTGAATTTCCTGAAATATCAGGTAATCACAAAGGCCAATCTGCTGCATGACCGTTTCTATTTCATGATAACCATCAGGCCGCCTTTGAAGCACCTTCAAACCAAGATTGATTTTTGCCGGAGCGTTGAAAACCACATCCATGATGCTGTTTTTTTACCTTCCCCTCCCTGGATCTGATCATCTTTTCTTCCACATGGTTCATAATAATTCCTCCAAAAAAGGTGCGCCCTTGAAGGACGCACCCTGCCACCTTAACTATTATTGATGTTATTATCCCGGAGCATCTGCTCAGCTTTCTCGATAGCCAATCTGACCATATTCCCGCATTGTCGGGAGGTAACTCCGCCCCAGCCCTCCCTTTCGACAATGTCGGCAACACCCATGTCCCTGGCCATTTCGTACTTCATGGCTTCGGACATTACTGATCGACGACGGGCCATTCAGCATCAACTCCTTTAAATAAAATGGTGGCGTGATTATTTTGCCACGATACGTTTTTCAAATACGAGAAAATGTAATCCAGTTGATGAAAATGAACCATGATTTATGAATAGTTATCCACTTGCTTTCAAATTTAAAACAAAAAAAGAACCTTTTTCTTTCAAAGGTTCTTTTAAAGATATTTCCATTCAACTTCTAGTTTCCCGAAGCAAACACTTTGTTTTCATTGAAAAAACTAAGTTCAACCGTTTCCGTCAAAACATCGGCATAACTGAAAGTAAATCTTTGATAGTAGTTTGGTTCATCAACCCTGATAACAAATATTGATGGGTAGGTACTCTCCAGCACTCCTTCTTTTTCAAAAGTCCTGCGTCTTCCCCGGTTGGCTTTCAATTTGATCTTTTCTCCTACACGAGATTCCAGGCTTTTGCGGATCTCATACAGAACATTTTTGGCCACTATCTTATCACCTCAGCAATTATTCTGTACCATATAAACACAAGCATATCATACAGCTTTATATTAACATAATTCCCGGGCAGGGTCAAGCTTCTTCTGGGAAATATTGGCATCGGGGCGCTGAAAACAAATTGTCTCCCGGGTTTCTGGATACACTGTTTTTTCGAACCCTGTCCGCCTGAAACAATCGGGGAAAATGTTGCTGTCCGCTCGCCACTCACCAAATATCATTTTGACAGAAAAAATTGTTATTTGGTATACCTGTCTGCTACCTTGGAAGCACCGTACGAATCGGGCTTGATCCGTGCATCATAGCCACTGCCTATCACCATGCCCACAACTTCTTTGATAATTTCCCTGGTTTCGCCTTTTTCCCCCACATCCAGATGTATTTCAATGTTCAGTTCCGAGAAACCGTTCTGTAACAATTTGTCTGTGAGCCGGCTGGCGACCTCCAGGCTCAGCAAAGTTTCGTAGAAGATTCTCTGACGCATACTCTCCATGTAGCGATGCCTTCGTTTGTGAAAAAAATAACGCCCGCCTTTGCCCACCCTGTGTATCACAATTGCCGTAACGAAAACGACTTTGTCGTTGATGTATGCATGGGAATCGGTACCGATAATAAGCTTGTAATTTTCCTCATGACTTTCGTTTACATAGGAGGTTAGTTCTGCAAAAGTATCATCGAAGGAAAGCCTGCCTCTGGAGGGACTAATGAAATTCATCTGCCCGGACCTTTCATTTTCGATCTAGACGCTGGCACTGAAATTATCGGTCAGGATTGTCTATCACTAGCATTATAAATCAATCGACAAAGGTTTGCAAATTCTGCAACAGCAAGCGATTCCGGCCGTTGTTGCGGATCAATTTGAGCCTCTTTCAACAATGAAGTCAGGTATGGTTTCTCGTAACCAAAACAATATCCCAGAGAGTTCAACAAGGTTTTGCGACGATACTTGAATACCCCCGTTACCAATTTTTTGAACAAAGTTTTGTCGCCCATGTCGGGGAGAACAATTTTTGGTTTGGCAACCAACACCGTTGAATCTACCTCGGGAACGGGATAAAAAACATTGGGCGGGACATTGAAAGCTATTTTCAGATCGAGATAACACTGACTCAGGACAGATAAAGAACCATATATCGGGGTTGAAACCGGGGCAACAATTCTTTCCGCTACCTCTTTTTGAAGCATAAAAACTGCTTTGCGCCAGAAGATATCCCCCTCCAGAAGTTCGTAAATAAACAGCGAGGAAATATAATAGGGCAAATTCCCCACCAGTTTGACAGACCTCTTTTCAGAGCCCCAGACCGAATTACAAAGATCCTCCATGTTCAGTTCGCGGACATCATCCTCTACCAGCGTTACATTGGTCGGGGAAGAAAACAACTGTCTCAAAAAACGAACCAGACCCCGGTCGATCTCGATGGCAATAACTCTGTCCGCTCCCTGGCTCAACGGCAAGGTCAATACACCCAAACCGGCACCGATCTCCACAACGTGATCGCCCGGTTGTAAATCAACCTCGGTGACAATCTTCCTGACAATATTGGCATCGGCAAGAAAATTTTGCCCCCATTTCTTGCTAGGCTGGAGGCAAAATTCAGTCATGATCTTTTTGATTTCACGCGGCGATGCCAGATTGATTTTCATTTATGTATCAAACTCGTTATCCTTATCGGCCCTTCAGAAATATATACTTGTTCAGGGGAGTAAATATACCTTCAAGTTACGTCTTCCAAAACGCAACGCGCTGCTATGAGTTGAAAACAGGATATCGATCTTGTTCCCTTTTATCGCCCCGCCGGTATCAAGAGCCACGGCATATCCATAACCCTCGATGTACACGTTGCTGTACAGGGGGATAACCTTCGGGTCTACAGCAATAATGTAGGGGTTCTGTTTTGTGCCGTCCCCCCCGCGTGCCACTGCTCCCGTCGCCGTCCTGCCGGTGGCTTTCCCGGTACAAACCGAATAGCCCCTCGAATCAACCGGACAGCCGGAACCCGGAGTGCCGGGGCAATAAGCGGTGGCATTGACATTCAGCATTTTGACAAATTGGATATCCAGCCCGGGGACCACCGCCCTGGTTCCCCGTTCGATTATCTTGTTGCGAGGCGGACTTATGATCGTTTCATCGATTACAGCCCTGCTTACCTCCCGGCCATCGGCCAGAACTATTTCCATCGTCTCTTTTTTCAGTCCTTCCTCGCCTTCACAGACGACACAGACTGATCCCATGTCCATGGCCGGATTCTCCCGGTATACCGAATTGAACGGGATAGCCGTCTCGGCAGACGTATAAATCTTTTCGATCCTTACGATGGAAATCTCATCGTAAGGGCCGAGTATTTCATTCAAACCGGGATCGACTTCATCAAATTCACCGATTTCAATTCCTTCTGCCACAAGAAAATCTCCCACCGAAACGGGTGAAGTCCAGAATTCAGCGACCTCGCTGTCGGCGCACAAGATAACTGGAAAAGCCTTTTCTATGTAAACATGCTCATTTCTGCACAACAAATCTCTTCCGCCTGGCACGATCCTGTCCCGGGGGTGTGTCTCCATATTCAACTCATCCAACAATTCCTCCGGGGTGCGGCTGACTGTTCTTACTTCCTTCACGAACTGGCCATCTACATAAACCCGGGCTGTATTCAACGATCCATGATATACAAGAAACATGGAAAGAATTATGCCTGCAAAAAAAAGCATCTTGGACTTCCGAGGCAACCAGGCGGAAATTTTTTCCTTGAAATCATTCCTGATCTCTTGCCGTCTTTGACGCTTTAAACGTTTTTCATACCTTCGCTGTTTTGTTTCAGATCTAACCAGTATACAGGCTTCAGGTTCCTCATTTATGGATAAACCACTCATTGTAGAGCCCCCCTGCTTGGCAACATCTTATATTTGTTAAGAAAATTTGTCAAACCCCCCATTTATTATTAAGATACGTTAATAATTTGAAAGATTACGCTCTACATTGATAAGTATCCCTATTGATCTTTATTTTGCCATTTATCTCCTGACTTCTTTCGGATACAGACAATTCCCGGTCAATATTTGCCATTATATTCCTTTATTGCCCCGATACGGCGCAGAAAGTTTGTCCATTTATTATATACAAGCTCTCTCTCAATTATTCGGACTATTGTGCCAATTGCAGAAGTATTATCGGGAGATAGAAATGCCCAGCAAGCGCTGGAAATTGCGGCGGCATTGTCTCTGCAGTTCCTCGGGGGATATCCCTTTGAGGGCTGCAATCCTTTCGTATGTGGCGTGAATAAATGAAGGTTCATTCCTTTTACCGCGGTATGGCTGGGGGGTCAAAAATGGAGCATCGGTCTCAACGAGGAGGCGGTCAAGAGGAATCATCCTGACCACATCCCTCAAACGATCTGCCCGGGGATAGGTAACGGGGCCGGCAATAGAAATATACAGGCCCAGATCCAGGCTCTTGCGAGCAAACGATTCATCCCCGGAAAAACAATGGAGGATCCCCCCCACCCGGCCTATTTCTTTTTCAACCATTATTTTCGCCAGATCGTCATAAGCATCCCGGCAATGAATAACCACCGGTTTCTTCACCTCGCGGGCAACATCTATCTGGGTACGAAATATTCGTTGCTGAACATCACGTGGAGAATGATCACGATAATAATCGAGGCCCATCTCCCCGATAGCAACTACCCCGGGAAGAAACGCCAGCTCTTTTAAAGAGCGGGGAAAAGTGGGAGTAACACGCGCAGACTCATGGGGGTGAATCCCAACGGTTGCCCATATCCACGGAGTTTCCGCGGCGATAGCCACTGCCCGCGACGAAGATTTCTCGTCAATTCCAACAGAAACAATAGCCGATACTCCGCGTGCAGCGGCTCGTTCGAGAACTGCTGAAAGATCTTTTTTGAAATCGGGAAAATCAAGAT
This region includes:
- the spoVG gene encoding septation regulator SpoVG, which encodes MIITDVRVRKINNDGRMRAIVSVTLNDEFVIHDVRVIEGNNGLFVAMPSKRTPSGEFKDIAHPITSEARGKIEEVVIEAYRQELAEKEEIARQELDVHDTQDVQEEDTFL
- a CDS encoding NTP transferase domain-containing protein, whose protein sequence is MLNVVILAGATRRGDLEIMEKVENKAYIKIEGRTMIEIIMGTLREVPEIGDIIVVGMPDELEKLNIDRYSFQSITPRGSFLDNIAAGLGELDPYRPCLIISADIPLLSREAIEDLMERCSPYEHDFYYPIITRESCEKNYPGVKRTYVQLKEGTFTGSNVMMTKPYWILEQIDDIEVYLSYRKRPWKLVQTLPLIYIIKFLIKRLSIKELETYLSGLFKVKARAVVTPYAEIGVDVDKPSDLELVRKLLSTEN
- the ispE gene encoding 4-(cytidine 5'-diphospho)-2-C-methyl-D-erythritol kinase, producing MDVVFNAPAKINLGLKVLQRRPDGYHEIETVMQQIGLCDYLIFQEIQNSGINLCTRGAVIPRDENLAYRAAIALKKRARINRGLNITLYKNIPMGAGLGGGSADAATVLTALNRIWNLQISRDELAAIAVELGSDVPFCLQGGTALARGRGEILERWPSLPFSWLVLARPAGLVIHTGGVYRKLPRELPATTSGYDRLRRHLERGDRENILNWLARDCVNMLEEIIFRDNTSLDRLKNLFRESGLLPLMSGSGPVMFALTDSLEMAHAVVFILEQEGYEAWISWTL
- a CDS encoding small, acid-soluble spore protein, alpha/beta type, whose product is MARRRSVMSEAMKYEMARDMGVADIVEREGWGGVTSRQCGNMVRLAIEKAEQMLRDNNINNS
- a CDS encoding Veg protein, whose protein sequence is MAKNVLYEIRKSLESRVGEKIKLKANRGRRRTFEKEGVLESTYPSIFVIRVDEPNYYQRFTFSYADVLTETVELSFFNENKVFASGN
- the rsmA gene encoding ribosomal RNA small subunit methyltransferase A, which gives rise to MKINLASPREIKKIMTEFCLQPSKKWGQNFLADANIVRKIVTEVDLQPGDHVVEIGAGLGVLTLPLSQGADRVIAIEIDRGLVRFLRQLFSSPTNVTLVEDDVRELNMEDLCNSVWGSEKRSVKLVGNLPYYISSLFIYELLEGDIFWRKAVFMLQKEVAERIVAPVSTPIYGSLSVLSQCYLDLKIAFNVPPNVFYPVPEVDSTVLVAKPKIVLPDMGDKTLFKKLVTGVFKYRRKTLLNSLGYCFGYEKPYLTSLLKEAQIDPQQRPESLAVAEFANLCRLIYNASDRQS
- a CDS encoding DUF348 domain-containing protein is translated as MSGLSINEEPEACILVRSETKQRRYEKRLKRQRRQEIRNDFKEKISAWLPRKSKMLFFAGIILSMFLVYHGSLNTARVYVDGQFVKEVRTVSRTPEELLDELNMETHPRDRIVPGGRDLLCRNEHVYIEKAFPVILCADSEVAEFWTSPVSVGDFLVAEGIEIGEFDEVDPGLNEILGPYDEISIVRIEKIYTSAETAIPFNSVYRENPAMDMGSVCVVCEGEEGLKKETMEIVLADGREVSRAVIDETIISPPRNKIIERGTRAVVPGLDIQFVKMLNVNATAYCPGTPGSGCPVDSRGYSVCTGKATGRTATGAVARGGDGTKQNPYIIAVDPKVIPLYSNVYIEGYGYAVALDTGGAIKGNKIDILFSTHSSALRFGRRNLKVYLLP
- a CDS encoding TatD family hydrolase, with the translated sequence MIDTHAHLDFPDFKKDLSAVLERAAARGVSAIVSVGIDEKSSSRAVAIAAETPWIWATVGIHPHESARVTPTFPRSLKELAFLPGVVAIGEMGLDYYRDHSPRDVQQRIFRTQIDVAREVKKPVVIHCRDAYDDLAKIMVEKEIGRVGGILHCFSGDESFARKSLDLGLYISIAGPVTYPRADRLRDVVRMIPLDRLLVETDAPFLTPQPYRGKRNEPSFIHATYERIAALKGISPEELQRQCRRNFQRLLGISISR